The Pelodiscus sinensis isolate JC-2024 chromosome 5, ASM4963464v1, whole genome shotgun sequence genome includes a region encoding these proteins:
- the ABCE1 gene encoding ATP-binding cassette sub-family E member 1 isoform X2, with the protein MISGFVGPWMLLDQRVPGKLCIEVTPQSKIAWISETLCIGCGICIKKCPFGALSIVNLPSNLEKETTHRYCANAFKLHRLPIPRPGEVLGLVGTNGIGKSTALKILAGKQKPNLGKYDDPPDWQEILTYFRGSELQNYFTKILEDDLKAIIKPQYVDQIPKAAKGTVGSILDRKDETGTQTIVCQQLDLTHLKERNIEDLSGGELQRFACAVVCIQRADIFMFDEPSSYLDVKQRLKAAITIRSLINPDRYIIVVEHDLSVLDYLSDFICCLYGVPSAYGVVTMPFSVREGINIFLDGYVPTENLRFRDASLVFKVAETANEEEVKKMCMYKYPGMKKKMGEFELAIVAGEFTDSEIMVMLGENGTGKTTFIRMLAGRLAPDEGGEVPVLNVSYKPQKISPKSTGSVRQLLHEKIRDAYTHPQFVTDVMKPLQIENIIDQEVQTLSGGELQRVALALCLGKPADVYLIDEPSAYLDSEQRLMAARVVKRFILHAKKTAFVVEHDFIMATYLADRVIVFDGIPSKNTLANSPQTLLAGMNKFLSQLEITFRRDPNNYRPRINKLNSIKDVEQKKSGNYFFLDD; encoded by the exons AAATGTCCTTTTGGAGCCTTGTCAATTGTTAACTTACCTAGCAACCTGGAGAAAGAAACAACACATAGATACTGTGCCAATGCCTTCAAACTTCACAG GTTGCCTATTCCCCGCCCAGGTGAAGTACTGGGCTTGGTTGGAACCAATGGTATTGGAAAATCAACTGCCTTGAAAATTTTAGCTGGAAAGCAGAAGCCAAACCTTGGAAAATACGAT GATCCACCTGATTGGCAAGAAATCTTGACTTACTTTCGAGGATCTGAGTTGCAAAACTACTTCACTAAGATCCTGGAAGATGACCTCAAGGCCATCATCAAACCTCAGTATGTGGACCAGATCCCTAAAGCTGCAAAG GGGACAGTGGGGTCTATTTTGGACAGGAAGGATGAAACTGGCACACAGACTATTGTATGTCAGCAGCTTG ATTTAACTCACCTGAAAGAACGAAATATTGAAGACCTTTCCGGAGGAGAACTTCAGAGATTTGCTTGTGCTGTTGTTTGCATTCAGAGGGCTGATAT CTTCATGTTTGATGAACCTTCTAGTTACCTAGATGTTAAGCAGCGTCTGAAGGCTGCCATTACCATTCGATCTCTAATAAACCCAGACAG atacATCATTGTTGTAGAGCATGATCTGAGTGTGTTAGATTATCTCTCTGACTTCATCTGTTGCCTGTACGGTGTGCCAAGTGCTTATGGTGTCGTCACTATGCCTTTCAGTGTAAGAGAAG GCATAAATATTTTCTTGGATGGGTATGTTCCTACTGAAAATTTACGATTTCGAGATGCATCTCTGGTTTTTAAAGTGGCTGAGACAGCCAATGAGGAAGAAGTTAAGAAGATGTGTATGTATAAATATCCAGGAATGAAAAAAAAGATGGGAGAATTTGAACTAGCTATAGTAGCTGGAGAGTTCACTGACTCTGAAATCATGGTGATGTTAGGGGAAAATG GAACTGGCAAAACTACATTTATCAGAATGCTTGCAGGAAGACTTGCACCTGATGAAGGAG GTGAGGTACCTGTTCTAAATGTCAGTTACAAGCCACAGAAGATCAGTCCTAAGTCCACA GGAAGTGTCCGTCAGCTGCTCCATGAAAAGATCAGAGATGCCTATACACATCCACAGTTTGTGACTGATGTAATGAAGCCTCTTCAGATAGAAAACATCATTGATCAAGAG GTGCAGACATTGTCTGGGGGTGAGTTGCAGCGTGTGGCATTAGCGCTCTGTCTTGGGAAGCCTGCTGATGTCTATCTAATTGATGAACCTTCAGCATATTTGGACTCCGAACAGCGTCTAATGGCTGCTAGAGTTGTCAAACG TTTCATTCTCCATGCTAAAAAAACAGCCTTTGTAGTAGAGCATGACTTTATTATGGCGACCTATCTGGCAGATCGTGTCATTGTCTTTGACGGCATTCCATCCAAGAACACACTTGCAAACAG tcctCAGACTCTTTTGGCTGGTATGAATAAATTTTTGTCTCAGCTTGAAATTACTTTCAGAAGAGACCCCAACAACTACAGACCAAGAATAAACAAACTCAATTCAATCAAG gatgtggaaCAAAAGAAGAGTGGAAACTACTTTTTCTTGGATGACTAG